The Phragmitibacter flavus genome includes a window with the following:
- a CDS encoding c-type cytochrome translates to MRRLILPALVGFLSVSSGMAADATPQWIWPQKVGKEKEVALFRKTFTLDKVGDAKLYATADNQVAVFVNGKKAAESKAWESPAMVDLKPFLIPGENLIAVRAENEDSGAAGLLVKVDFAEEGKADVVTDESWKVSAKGGKDWNTSAAFDDKDWAKPVAIAPLGGGPWANKVNAKMLEVLGNLKAPEATAVADIKLKEGFKVELLHSVNMQEKGSWVVCCFDDKGRMIVSDQYGKLYRVTPPALDGKAEETKIDEIPVELGEAQGLCWAFDALYVVTNSSKYPRGLYRVTDTNNDDTLDKVETLRLFPNTGGEHGPHAVLLGPDGESLYVVVGNQTAVTELNTSRVPQHWAEDNLLEPPLIGRGFMREVMAPGGWIAKTDKDGKSWELIASGFRNQYDAAFNLRGHLFTYDADMEWDFSVPWYRPTRVNDVASGGEFGWRSLSKKWPVRWEDNLPPVADIGPGSPTGVVFGYGAKFPAKYQDAFFICDWSYGKMYAVHMTPDGGGYKAEFEEFASANPLPLTDLEVSPKDGALYFMIGGRRVQSGLYRITYTGKEDTAPIATEPAATPLHELRAKLEAFHGKQDAKAVETAWPHLGHEDRYIRFAARIAVEHQPLAEWKDKALNETNPRASLTALMALIRSAGDDRTLLNPILTALGKLDLKSLKGVDAETLVRNYQLALSRLGVPDEAMGKQVIARLSPSFPTKEPWLDVDLAEVLIYLGDAECLAKAIAILETAPTQEEQIAHAKSLRLAKAGWTPALRERFFKWVCLRAPTYKGGASFQLFMEDIKRDAMATLTEEEKVALKPILEAKPDVQAPQFSFTARNFVKDWKVADMEPLLAVGLEGDRDYANGRNLFGVTTCFACHRFNNEGGAIGPDLSSVAGKYSPRDLLVHILEPSKEISDQYGQLEVTLLDDNKVYGRIMNLAGDKITLNINMMDPNATQSIDRKMIKSMEESKTSMMPPGLLGTCSDTDILDLLAYLLSRGDKEDPMFK, encoded by the coding sequence ATGCGCCGTCTCATCTTACCCGCCCTCGTTGGCTTTCTGTCCGTGTCTTCCGGCATGGCTGCTGATGCAACCCCCCAATGGATCTGGCCACAGAAGGTTGGCAAAGAGAAGGAGGTCGCCCTGTTCCGCAAGACGTTCACTTTGGACAAGGTGGGCGACGCCAAACTTTACGCGACAGCGGACAATCAGGTTGCGGTGTTTGTGAATGGCAAAAAGGCGGCGGAGAGCAAGGCATGGGAAAGTCCGGCCATGGTGGATTTGAAACCTTTCCTCATACCAGGAGAAAACCTGATCGCCGTGCGAGCAGAGAACGAGGACAGCGGTGCGGCGGGTCTGCTGGTGAAGGTGGATTTTGCAGAAGAGGGCAAGGCGGATGTGGTGACGGATGAGAGCTGGAAGGTTTCAGCCAAGGGCGGCAAGGATTGGAACACTTCAGCGGCCTTTGATGACAAGGATTGGGCCAAGCCGGTGGCCATTGCTCCGCTGGGAGGCGGTCCATGGGCGAACAAGGTGAATGCAAAAATGCTGGAAGTGCTGGGGAATTTGAAAGCGCCCGAAGCGACGGCGGTGGCGGACATCAAGTTGAAAGAGGGTTTTAAGGTGGAGTTGCTGCACAGTGTGAACATGCAGGAAAAAGGCTCGTGGGTGGTGTGCTGTTTTGATGACAAGGGCCGCATGATTGTGAGCGATCAATATGGCAAGCTTTACCGTGTCACGCCGCCGGCGTTGGATGGCAAGGCCGAGGAGACCAAAATTGATGAGATTCCGGTGGAACTTGGCGAGGCGCAGGGGCTTTGCTGGGCGTTCGATGCGCTTTATGTGGTGACCAACTCCAGCAAGTATCCGCGCGGATTGTATCGGGTCACGGACACGAACAACGATGACACGCTCGACAAGGTGGAGACGCTGCGTTTGTTCCCCAACACGGGTGGCGAACATGGTCCGCATGCAGTGCTTTTGGGGCCGGATGGCGAGTCGCTGTATGTCGTGGTGGGCAATCAGACGGCGGTGACGGAATTGAACACCAGCCGTGTGCCCCAGCATTGGGCCGAGGACAACCTGCTTGAGCCGCCGTTGATTGGTCGCGGTTTCATGCGCGAAGTGATGGCTCCGGGTGGATGGATTGCGAAGACGGACAAGGATGGCAAAAGCTGGGAGCTGATCGCTTCCGGATTCCGCAACCAATACGATGCGGCGTTCAACCTGCGCGGTCATTTGTTCACTTATGACGCGGACATGGAATGGGATTTTTCGGTGCCCTGGTATCGTCCGACACGCGTGAATGACGTCGCTAGCGGCGGGGAGTTTGGTTGGAGATCGTTGTCGAAAAAATGGCCGGTGCGCTGGGAGGACAATCTGCCTCCGGTGGCCGATATTGGTCCGGGTTCACCCACGGGTGTGGTGTTTGGTTACGGCGCGAAGTTTCCGGCCAAATATCAGGACGCGTTTTTCATCTGCGACTGGAGTTATGGCAAGATGTATGCGGTTCACATGACGCCGGACGGTGGCGGTTACAAGGCGGAGTTCGAAGAGTTCGCCAGTGCCAATCCCCTGCCGCTGACGGACCTTGAGGTGAGCCCAAAAGATGGCGCGTTGTATTTCATGATTGGTGGTCGGCGTGTGCAGAGCGGATTGTATCGGATCACTTACACCGGCAAGGAAGACACGGCACCGATTGCCACCGAACCCGCTGCAACGCCACTTCACGAGCTTCGTGCGAAGCTAGAAGCCTTTCATGGCAAACAGGATGCAAAAGCAGTGGAAACGGCCTGGCCGCATCTCGGGCATGAAGATCGTTACATCCGTTTCGCAGCACGCATTGCGGTGGAACATCAACCGCTGGCCGAATGGAAGGACAAGGCGCTTAATGAAACGAATCCACGCGCATCGCTGACCGCGTTGATGGCCTTGATTCGTTCCGCCGGAGATGACCGCACCTTGTTGAATCCGATTTTGACGGCACTGGGCAAGCTGGATCTGAAAAGCCTCAAAGGAGTGGATGCGGAAACGCTGGTGCGCAACTATCAGCTGGCGCTCAGTCGTCTCGGAGTGCCCGATGAGGCGATGGGCAAACAGGTGATCGCACGGCTTTCACCATCGTTCCCGACCAAAGAACCCTGGCTTGATGTGGATCTGGCGGAAGTGCTGATCTATCTGGGTGATGCCGAGTGTCTGGCCAAGGCGATCGCCATTTTGGAAACGGCCCCGACCCAGGAAGAGCAGATTGCACATGCGAAAAGTCTGCGTCTGGCCAAGGCGGGTTGGACCCCGGCTTTGCGTGAGCGTTTCTTCAAGTGGGTGTGCCTGCGTGCGCCGACTTACAAGGGTGGGGCGAGCTTTCAGTTGTTCATGGAGGACATTAAACGCGATGCCATGGCGACTTTGACGGAGGAGGAGAAGGTGGCGCTGAAGCCGATCCTCGAAGCGAAGCCGGATGTGCAGGCACCGCAGTTTTCATTCACCGCCCGAAATTTTGTCAAAGACTGGAAGGTGGCGGACATGGAGCCCTTGCTGGCGGTGGGTCTGGAAGGCGATCGCGACTATGCGAACGGTCGAAATCTGTTCGGGGTCACGACTTGTTTCGCCTGCCATCGGTTCAACAACGAAGGTGGAGCGATCGGTCCCGATCTGAGCAGTGTCGCCGGCAAATACAGTCCGCGCGATCTGCTGGTGCACATCCTTGAGCCAAGCAAGGAAATCAGTGACCAGTATGGGCAGCTTGAGGTGACTTTGCTGGATGACAACAAGGTGTATGGCCGCATCATGAATCTCGCGGGTGACAAAATCACCTTGAACATCAACATGATGGACCCGAACGCCACCCAGTCGATTGATCGGAAGATGATCAAGAGCATGGAGGAGAGCAAGACCAGCATGATGCCTCCGGGATTGCTGGGCACCTGTTCGGACACGGACATTCTTGACTTGCTGGCTTATTTGTTGAGCCGCGGCGACAAGGAAGATCCGATGTTCAAGTAG
- a CDS encoding acyl-CoA thioesterase yields the protein MEQRVAAGSLGAYPAHEKTLLIRPEHLNQRGTLFGGYMMQWADDLAFTAASLTFPKANFVTRRVEAFDFSSPVQNGDIVKLRARVAKLGNTSTAVEVVCVNARTDTLVFSTTAIMVHLDPDGQKAPVPQ from the coding sequence GTGGAGCAACGGGTCGCGGCCGGGTCGCTCGGTGCTTATCCGGCGCATGAAAAAACGCTGTTGATCCGACCCGAGCATCTCAATCAGCGGGGGACCTTGTTTGGCGGTTACATGATGCAATGGGCCGATGATCTGGCTTTTACCGCCGCTTCGCTGACATTCCCTAAAGCGAACTTCGTGACCCGTCGCGTGGAGGCTTTTGATTTCAGTTCCCCGGTTCAGAACGGCGACATTGTGAAGCTGCGGGCGAGGGTGGCGAAGCTTGGCAACACGTCCACAGCGGTGGAGGTGGTGTGCGTCAATGCCCGAACGGACACGCTGGTTTTCAGCACCACGGCCATCATGGTTCATCTTGATCCTGACGGCCAGAAGGCTCCGGTGCCGCAATAA
- the vccD gene encoding Verru_Chthon cassette protein D, protein MPMNRTRLSKAFTLIELLIVISIMAILLTLAALAAGDMINSIRMRDAIETVRSQFESARQTASTQNTAVLIRIYREPDEFGNLQWSAIEFGTADLDLDPDSPDFQNPEAPNFEIPIKSLGPIQRLPESHVFHPSTTYSTLLSGTAPLQSGTFRGVDNVDRPYISFVFLPDGRTNLPTTTNWTLTIVKAQDLLVSPTALPSNYTTLELAPTTSRLRTYRP, encoded by the coding sequence ATGCCAATGAACCGCACGCGACTCTCCAAAGCCTTCACGCTCATCGAGCTGCTGATCGTGATCAGCATCATGGCCATTCTGCTCACCCTGGCAGCCCTGGCCGCAGGTGACATGATCAACTCCATCCGCATGCGTGATGCCATTGAAACCGTGCGGTCCCAATTTGAAAGCGCCCGCCAGACCGCCAGCACCCAAAACACCGCCGTCCTTATCCGCATCTACCGCGAGCCGGATGAATTCGGCAATCTTCAATGGAGCGCCATCGAATTTGGCACGGCGGATCTCGATCTCGACCCCGACAGTCCCGATTTCCAAAATCCCGAAGCGCCCAACTTTGAAATTCCCATCAAAAGCCTCGGCCCCATCCAACGCCTCCCCGAGAGCCACGTTTTCCATCCGTCGACCACCTATTCCACCCTGCTGAGCGGCACCGCCCCGCTCCAGTCCGGCACCTTCCGTGGCGTGGACAATGTTGACCGCCCTTACATCAGCTTCGTTTTCCTCCCCGACGGTCGCACCAATCTCCCGACCACCACCAACTGGACCCTCACCATCGTCAAAGCCCAGGATCTCCTCGTCTCGCCAACCGCCCTGCCCTCGAATTACACCACTCTGGAACTCGCCCCCACCACGTCCCGCCTCCGAACCTATCGTCCCTAG
- the vccC gene encoding Verru_Chthon cassette protein C produces MKARAFTLIELLLSITIMSIVLATATSMLSTSLNQLRASEGTFGQFQETLAAFESMTNRIATCQIKPFYDYEYPGGNTAGVPTKYELQSDLHFVSGLASGGTTSLLAGANYPSHAVFFQGTYGITQNTEWQGLGNLLNSWGYFIEFGSDATNRATFLTTSGIAPRFRYRLKELQVPAEDLKIYANNLSGINTSSASNLYSWFRVPSADPAKARTLAENIIAMIITPLTTNSSGALSNELAPSYHYDSRSYQYASSNLANRTRHRLPPMLRITLVALDENSAAKLEEENGSSVPELGIESLFTTASKYQEDIAAMEASLNAQQLRYRIFTSTIRLRNARWTNTY; encoded by the coding sequence ATGAAAGCACGCGCCTTCACACTCATCGAACTCCTGCTCAGCATCACCATCATGTCCATCGTCTTGGCGACGGCCACCTCCATGCTCAGCACTTCCCTCAACCAGCTGCGGGCGTCGGAAGGCACGTTCGGCCAGTTCCAGGAGACCCTGGCGGCCTTCGAAAGCATGACCAACCGCATCGCCACCTGCCAGATCAAACCGTTTTACGACTACGAATATCCCGGTGGCAACACCGCCGGAGTTCCCACCAAATACGAGCTCCAGTCGGATCTGCATTTTGTCAGCGGTCTCGCCTCAGGAGGCACCACTTCACTACTTGCCGGGGCCAATTATCCCTCCCACGCCGTGTTTTTCCAGGGCACCTACGGCATCACCCAAAACACCGAATGGCAGGGTCTCGGCAACCTCCTCAACAGCTGGGGCTACTTCATCGAATTTGGCAGCGATGCCACCAATCGCGCCACCTTCCTTACCACCTCCGGCATCGCCCCCCGCTTCCGCTATCGACTCAAAGAACTTCAGGTTCCCGCCGAAGACCTCAAAATTTATGCCAACAACCTCTCCGGCATCAACACCAGCAGCGCCAGCAACCTCTACAGCTGGTTTCGCGTGCCTTCCGCCGATCCCGCGAAAGCGCGCACGCTCGCTGAAAACATCATCGCCATGATTATCACCCCCCTTACCACCAACAGCAGTGGGGCGCTGAGCAACGAACTTGCCCCCTCCTACCACTACGACTCCCGCTCCTACCAATACGCCAGTTCGAATCTGGCCAACCGCACCCGCCATCGCCTTCCTCCGATGTTGCGGATCACGCTCGTCGCCCTCGACGAAAATTCCGCCGCAAAACTCGAGGAGGAAAACGGCTCCAGCGTGCCCGAGCTCGGCATCGAAAGCCTGTTCACCACCGCCAGCAAGTATCAGGAAGACATCGCCGCAATGGAGGCAAGCCTCAATGCCCAACAGCTCCGCTACCGAATCTTCACCTCCACCATCCGCCTTCGCAACGCCCGCTGGACCAACACCTATTGA
- the vccA gene encoding Verru_Chthon cassette protein A codes for MRLHTTSQPHLSNSGTALIPSLLIIGMVAAVVVLFFNLVTTQTQNAASQVAANDLTTLRDTAINSAIGQLRQGSTEDGALWISQPGALRTFDADSGTPNFVYKLYSAKDMTVSAAMLGSNLQKNLENDVPGDWNDQPAIYGDLNEPTFDVATKKLAFPIIDPRVQDSSAPTYPTSTTPEGFRYSATTAAGGVSVAGVVLPPSSGGSPNQRLPMPVRWVYLLQDGSMGVMDGDGTPTFVPFVGNTDASATNPIVGRMAWWTDDETSKINVNTASEALFWDTPRCVTEQEVAFAQAPPVRNEVQRFGGHPATTCLSTVFFPGQRLIPGVADNATKLIQIYDLVPRVHYRATTSKTIGAPAGLLGNNQTAVAFDTDRLYASIDELLLDSPAGGGASSQRQTQDIFDGDIDRLKRLRFFLTAESRAPEPTASGTPRVSLWPVHYDFSIAGRRTSFDNVSAFCSTLGTIVDGETIQPFHFRRSSSLTNEGEFSNESVDFSVQTSEDPWKIGSKSNGNLATYVLQQAMAKRSGYSKSISEKYDDIYPGKLHNSGTTIQGIMEYIRQTNLMDTTIATNGKPVARYATNSAFIGSDIQGQVTAIQVVRLPETFDSPDVLRRPEVTTTGTAREFTLSEFGLVFSVAASFENGNVRPDGTIENFVGHNKELCEALKLPRRFKAIQITPVFEAFCPGQGFSMIAPSSATQCTNLERLRLDSYQSIAITPVAPTLGAALKPGGEIIDEITYQQDRTEARFRQYGSIGVSVAHLAYLAGGNPPSTTAAKQSKGTWWTGWGGSGGRWMWNDNNSTNDGSIPSMPDFEGNKNRFSKDLPNQYSRGYFLVSTRDVEMRLTYDNSADSNTADDPYTVGARPSNVENTLEIRIGNQRNGDFSGRRFYVKIPDGGIRVPVPGAPARLAMTMGKRLKAAENTASSGNRYLNPTTTGGFGGGTVVNPNSVETIDANDVVRTWVTRHGDYRLNYIRLSENPTLPENERLFVPHPRWDPAENDYTALADSGNPRYLRKIHSFTKPGGEWEAGSTEPERPLVTDEDYTDKNRPDFVISPASSTFSANLRSDYPYPVDPNLTRDWDNGAGIIPDGAYWNKPDDIAKQYDGSTPPYFQSKNWDGMPDNAVNETTAPNQLIPSPVMFGSIPSAASTGLQWTTLLFRPDITDGGHLGSKGNSISGSMAGAPPDHTLLDWFWMPVVQPYAISEPFSTAGKINMNYRIAPFSYIQRATALHAVLKSEQILAIPNGVSDVYKTYSPANAGNNGSTTTGNKKGWRHFIDAETTLLQWEDRFDNGQFFMSAGEVCEQFLVPQGATSQSTGSAVRADMRNFWNNHRLTGDNTLERPYANIYPRLTTRSNTYRVHFKVQTVTKARSTAPNTFDPALDNITGETQGDAVVERSVDPNDPAFDENPQFNYIKQAIDDNFETVQSLDKLYSWRIRHIRRFTR; via the coding sequence ATGAGACTCCACACCACCTCCCAACCCCACCTCTCAAATAGTGGCACCGCCCTCATCCCATCGTTGTTGATCATCGGCATGGTGGCCGCCGTCGTCGTGCTGTTCTTCAATCTCGTCACCACCCAAACTCAAAACGCCGCCAGCCAGGTCGCGGCCAACGACCTCACCACCCTGCGTGACACCGCCATCAACTCCGCCATTGGGCAGCTTCGCCAGGGGTCCACTGAAGATGGCGCACTATGGATTTCCCAACCCGGTGCTCTGCGCACCTTCGACGCCGACTCCGGGACCCCCAATTTTGTTTATAAACTCTACAGCGCCAAGGATATGACCGTCAGCGCAGCGATGCTTGGCAGCAATCTACAAAAAAACCTTGAAAATGATGTGCCCGGTGACTGGAACGACCAACCCGCCATTTACGGGGACCTCAACGAACCCACTTTCGACGTTGCCACCAAAAAGCTCGCCTTTCCCATCATTGACCCGCGGGTTCAGGACAGCTCCGCACCCACCTATCCCACCTCCACCACACCCGAAGGTTTTCGTTATTCCGCCACCACTGCGGCTGGCGGCGTTTCGGTCGCCGGCGTTGTCCTTCCTCCGAGTAGCGGCGGCAGTCCCAACCAACGTCTCCCTATGCCCGTGCGCTGGGTTTACCTTCTTCAAGATGGAAGCATGGGGGTGATGGATGGCGACGGAACTCCAACCTTCGTCCCCTTTGTTGGCAACACCGATGCCTCCGCGACCAATCCCATCGTCGGACGAATGGCCTGGTGGACCGACGACGAAACCAGCAAGATCAACGTCAACACGGCCTCGGAAGCCCTGTTCTGGGACACGCCGCGTTGCGTCACGGAGCAGGAAGTTGCCTTCGCCCAGGCACCTCCGGTTCGCAACGAAGTCCAACGCTTCGGCGGCCACCCCGCCACCACCTGTCTCAGCACTGTCTTCTTCCCTGGCCAGAGACTTATCCCCGGCGTCGCCGACAACGCCACCAAACTGATCCAAATCTACGATCTTGTCCCACGCGTTCACTACCGCGCCACCACCAGCAAAACCATCGGTGCCCCCGCCGGTCTGCTCGGCAACAACCAGACTGCCGTGGCTTTCGACACCGACCGGCTCTACGCTTCCATCGACGAACTCCTTCTTGACTCACCCGCAGGAGGTGGCGCTTCCTCCCAACGCCAGACCCAAGACATCTTCGACGGTGACATCGACCGGCTCAAGCGCCTGCGCTTTTTCCTCACTGCCGAAAGCCGCGCCCCGGAACCCACCGCCTCAGGCACCCCGCGAGTCTCCCTTTGGCCCGTCCACTACGACTTCTCCATCGCCGGTCGTCGCACTTCTTTTGACAACGTTTCTGCGTTCTGCAGCACCCTCGGCACTATCGTCGATGGCGAAACCATCCAGCCCTTTCACTTCCGTCGCAGCAGCTCGCTCACCAATGAAGGGGAGTTTAGCAACGAAAGCGTCGACTTCTCCGTCCAGACCTCCGAGGACCCGTGGAAAATTGGCTCCAAATCCAACGGCAACCTCGCCACCTACGTCCTCCAGCAAGCCATGGCAAAACGCAGCGGTTATTCGAAGTCCATCTCAGAAAAATATGACGACATCTACCCTGGCAAGCTTCACAACAGCGGCACCACCATCCAAGGGATCATGGAATACATCCGTCAGACCAACCTGATGGACACCACCATCGCCACCAACGGGAAACCCGTTGCGCGATATGCCACCAACAGCGCCTTCATTGGTTCCGACATTCAAGGTCAGGTCACCGCCATCCAGGTCGTGCGACTCCCCGAAACTTTTGACAGCCCCGACGTGTTGCGTCGCCCCGAAGTCACCACCACCGGCACCGCCCGTGAATTCACCCTGTCAGAATTCGGCCTGGTGTTCAGCGTGGCCGCCTCCTTCGAAAATGGAAACGTGCGACCCGATGGCACCATTGAAAATTTCGTGGGTCACAATAAAGAACTTTGTGAGGCCCTCAAGCTGCCACGCCGGTTCAAAGCCATTCAAATCACCCCGGTCTTCGAAGCCTTCTGCCCCGGACAGGGCTTTTCCATGATTGCCCCCAGCTCTGCCACTCAATGCACCAACTTGGAACGCCTTCGCCTCGATTCCTATCAGTCCATCGCCATCACGCCGGTGGCTCCCACCCTTGGTGCCGCCCTCAAACCTGGCGGGGAAATCATCGATGAAATCACCTATCAACAGGATCGCACCGAAGCTCGATTTAGACAATATGGAAGCATTGGCGTCAGTGTCGCCCACCTCGCCTATCTTGCCGGTGGCAACCCACCTTCCACCACCGCCGCCAAACAATCCAAAGGCACCTGGTGGACCGGTTGGGGCGGTTCCGGCGGACGCTGGATGTGGAACGACAACAACAGCACCAATGACGGCTCAATCCCCTCCATGCCTGACTTTGAAGGCAACAAAAACCGCTTTTCCAAAGACCTCCCGAATCAATACAGTCGCGGTTATTTCCTTGTCTCCACCCGGGATGTCGAAATGCGCCTGACCTACGACAACAGCGCCGACTCAAATACCGCTGATGATCCTTACACTGTGGGTGCCCGGCCCAGCAATGTCGAGAACACCCTGGAGATCCGCATCGGCAACCAACGCAATGGCGACTTTTCCGGGAGACGCTTTTACGTCAAAATCCCCGATGGAGGCATCCGCGTTCCCGTTCCCGGAGCCCCCGCCCGACTAGCAATGACCATGGGCAAGAGGCTCAAGGCAGCGGAGAACACCGCGAGCTCCGGCAATCGCTACCTGAATCCCACCACCACCGGAGGCTTCGGCGGGGGCACCGTCGTCAACCCCAACTCGGTCGAAACCATTGATGCCAATGATGTCGTGCGCACCTGGGTAACCCGTCATGGGGATTACCGCCTCAACTACATTCGACTCTCCGAGAACCCCACACTTCCTGAAAACGAGCGGCTTTTTGTTCCTCATCCCAGGTGGGATCCTGCGGAAAATGACTACACCGCCCTGGCCGATTCCGGCAACCCTCGATACCTCCGCAAAATTCATTCCTTCACCAAGCCAGGTGGCGAATGGGAGGCCGGCTCGACAGAGCCAGAGCGTCCTCTCGTCACCGACGAAGACTACACCGACAAGAACCGACCGGACTTTGTCATCTCACCGGCCTCCTCCACCTTCTCGGCCAACCTCAGAAGCGACTATCCCTATCCCGTCGACCCCAACCTTACCCGCGACTGGGACAACGGTGCTGGCATCATCCCCGACGGTGCCTATTGGAACAAACCCGATGACATCGCCAAACAATACGACGGCAGCACCCCTCCCTATTTCCAGAGCAAAAATTGGGACGGCATGCCCGACAACGCGGTCAACGAAACCACCGCTCCCAACCAGCTCATTCCATCCCCCGTCATGTTCGGATCCATTCCGTCAGCCGCCTCCACCGGACTGCAATGGACCACGCTGCTGTTCCGTCCGGATATCACCGACGGCGGTCATCTCGGCAGCAAAGGCAACAGCATTTCCGGCTCCATGGCCGGTGCCCCGCCTGACCATACCCTGCTCGACTGGTTCTGGATGCCCGTCGTTCAGCCTTATGCCATCAGCGAACCCTTTTCCACCGCCGGTAAAATCAACATGAACTACCGCATCGCCCCCTTCTCCTACATCCAACGCGCCACCGCCCTTCACGCCGTTCTCAAATCAGAACAAATCCTCGCCATCCCCAACGGTGTGTCCGACGTTTACAAAACCTACAGCCCCGCCAACGCCGGCAACAACGGTTCGACAACCACTGGCAACAAAAAAGGGTGGCGCCATTTCATTGACGCCGAAACCACGCTCCTTCAGTGGGAGGATCGATTCGACAACGGCCAATTTTTCATGAGTGCCGGTGAAGTCTGTGAACAATTTCTTGTCCCTCAAGGTGCCACCTCCCAATCGACCGGCAGCGCCGTGCGCGCCGACATGCGCAACTTCTGGAACAACCACAGACTTACTGGTGACAACACCCTCGAACGCCCCTACGCCAACATCTATCCCAGACTCACCACCCGCTCCAACACCTACCGAGTCCACTTCAAGGTCCAAACCGTCACCAAGGCACGCTCCACCGCCCCCAACACCTTCGATCCCGCACTGGACAACATCACCGGCGAAACCCAGGGCGATGCCGTCGTCGAACGTTCAGTGGATCCCAACGACCCGGCCTTCGACGAAAACCCCCAGTTCAACTACATCAAGCAGGCCATTGACGACAATTTCGAAACCGTCCAGTCCCTCGACAAACTCTACTCCTGGCGGATCCGCCACATACGGCGCTTCACCCGTTGA
- a CDS encoding EamA family transporter: MNRPASQSITSPAPLALVLAAYLAIYLIWGSTFLGMRLAIDSIPPFLMAGGRFIIAGILLYTVMRFRGDAAPNRRQWINAVIIGALLVTAGNGGVCWAQQTVPTSIAALIVASVPLWIMLADWWRPNGLRPALTTVLGLIAGFVGVGMIVMSKDDQGARLVDPLGAGVLLVGNMCWALGSIYSRQTKIKAPSPLLGVGMQMIAGGVLDVLVGLVLGEGRDFHPGQITAVSAWSFVYLTFVGSLVAYTAYVWLLTVSSTAKVSTYAYVNPVIAVVLGHVVLKEALPHSLALAGGLILVAVILITRNPVKPPLPRGDSQ; encoded by the coding sequence ATGAATCGCCCAGCTTCCCAATCGATCACGTCCCCTGCCCCACTGGCCTTGGTGCTGGCAGCGTATCTGGCGATCTACCTGATTTGGGGATCAACCTTCCTGGGCATGCGACTGGCGATTGATTCGATCCCGCCGTTTCTCATGGCAGGGGGTCGGTTCATCATCGCGGGAATCTTGCTTTACACGGTGATGCGTTTCCGCGGCGATGCGGCACCGAATCGTCGGCAATGGATCAACGCGGTGATCATCGGCGCGTTGCTGGTGACGGCGGGAAATGGCGGGGTGTGTTGGGCACAGCAAACGGTGCCGACCAGCATTGCGGCTTTGATTGTCGCTTCAGTTCCGTTGTGGATCATGCTGGCCGACTGGTGGAGGCCAAACGGATTGCGGCCGGCGCTTACGACCGTGCTGGGATTGATCGCTGGATTTGTCGGAGTGGGCATGATCGTGATGAGCAAGGACGATCAGGGCGCGCGTCTGGTGGATCCGCTCGGCGCGGGCGTGTTGCTGGTGGGGAACATGTGCTGGGCGTTGGGCTCCATCTATTCACGGCAGACCAAGATCAAAGCGCCATCGCCGTTGCTGGGGGTGGGTATGCAAATGATCGCGGGCGGCGTGCTGGATGTGTTGGTCGGACTCGTTCTGGGTGAGGGACGGGACTTTCATCCTGGTCAAATTACGGCGGTGTCGGCGTGGTCGTTTGTGTATCTGACCTTTGTCGGCTCGCTGGTGGCTTACACGGCTTATGTGTGGTTGCTCACCGTGAGCTCAACCGCGAAAGTTTCCACTTATGCTTATGTGAACCCGGTGATCGCCGTGGTGTTGGGGCATGTGGTGCTGAAAGAGGCATTGCCTCATTCGCTGGCGCTGGCGGGTGGGTTGATCTTGGTGGCGGTGATTCTGATCACGCGCAATCCAGTGAAACCGCCGCTGCCACGGGGTGATTCCCAGTGA
- a CDS encoding SufE family protein yields the protein MYPEPLSDIIDLFEHLPEQERRENLIVMADNAAKQEPKEGAHYDLEDVRKDEECTDTVGIYLRVEEGDRAYFAVTLGPLVQTLTKAMTSILCRGLNGSTLQQVLDIPADFVPRIVGADLVRLRSQTVYYVLGRMKGAAKAYMTRRALAAED from the coding sequence ATGTATCCCGAACCACTTTCCGACATCATTGACCTCTTTGAGCACCTGCCTGAGCAGGAGCGTCGTGAGAACCTCATCGTGATGGCCGACAACGCCGCCAAACAGGAACCTAAAGAGGGCGCTCATTACGACCTCGAAGACGTGCGCAAAGACGAAGAATGCACCGACACCGTCGGCATTTATCTGCGCGTTGAGGAAGGGGATCGTGCCTATTTCGCCGTCACCCTCGGACCCCTCGTCCAAACCCTGACCAAAGCCATGACCAGCATCCTTTGTCGCGGCCTCAACGGCAGCACCCTACAACAAGTGCTCGACATCCCGGCTGATTTTGTCCCGCGCATCGTTGGTGCAGACCTGGTCCGACTTCGCAGCCAGACGGTCTACTACGTGCTCGGTCGCATGAAAGGTGCCGCAAAAGCCTACATGACCCGGCGCGCCCTGGCGGCTGAAGATTGA